A stretch of Brachyhypopomus gauderio isolate BG-103 chromosome 3, BGAUD_0.2, whole genome shotgun sequence DNA encodes these proteins:
- the muc13b gene encoding mucin-13b isoform X1 — protein sequence MGTVKRIMVLCLLVATTTVKADTDVTTSKAPTSTALDSTPTTPGSPTTVSTVSTDATTETATETTTVTTTETATETTTVTTIETATETTTVTSTETMTGTPTEATTGTSTETTTETPNVTPTGTSTETMTGTPTEATTRTSTETTTETPNVTPTETTTGTPTETKTGPPTETTTGTPNVTPTGTSTETMTGTPTEATTRTSTETTTETPNVTPTETTTGTPTETTTGPPTETTTGTPTVTPPGNTTGTSTETTTGTPPTNTSTTKTTTTTTTRPTSAPGHCASNPCPQDSTCEERVDGFTCTCQKGLIYDSNLKSCLEAKSFPNDLQLTKLTFKQGMEQRHSEEFKNASQEIVEALNKSLSSVPGYLGSTVLKLSELPARINGVSAEVDTFFSSTSSVTEDSVNVAVTKAINSSDGILSGGKISFKTLCSVDYCDNTTTKCNSSDGLATCSCKAEYVISTRMTRACIACPSGEKAVNSKKCERCSFGLSGFNCNEPYLLSVVVVSCILGTLSVSSFIAVIVIRFRKPKKTNHDKDEINMEFNKPVGIPRIPRANPNAGWQPSNLDTSDSGSRCALVTRDLSERTSNGFPRPKQMDSYDDYGEIRNYGSQFPSRSAYGAVSNVSRANRNPYYDPDEDTMHRY from the exons ATGGGTACAGTGAAACGAATTATGGTTTTATGCCTGTTGGTAGCGACAACGACGGTAAAAGCAG ATACAGATGTCACCACTTCTAAAGCCCCCACATCTACTGCCCTGGATTCTACTCCCACCACTCCTGGTTCCCCTACAACTGTTTCCACTGTATCCACTGACGCTACGACTGAAACTGCAACTGAAACTACAACTGTAACTACGACTGAAACTGCGACTGAAACTACAACTGTAACTACGATTGAAACTGCGACTGAAACTACAACTGTAACTTCGACTGAAACTATGACTGGAACTCCGACTGAAGCCACGACTGGAACTTCCACTGAAACTACGACTGAAACTCCTAATGTTACTCCTACTGGAACTTCGACTGAAACTATGACTGGAACTCCGACTGAAGCTACGACTAGAACTTCCACTGAAACTACGACTGAAACTCCTAATGTTACTCCTACTGAAACTACAACTGGAACTCCTACTGAAACTAAGACTGGACCCCCAACTGAAACTACGACTGGAACTCCTAATGTTACTCCTACTGGAACTTCGACTGAAACTATGACTGGAACTCCGACTGAAGCTACGACTAGAACTTCCACTGAAACTACGACTGAAACTCCTAATGTTACTCCTACTGAAACTACAACTGGAACTCCTACTGAAACTACGACTGGACCCCCAACTGAAACTACGACTGGAACTCCTACTGTTACTCCTCCTGGAAATACAACTGGAACTTCTACTGAAACTACGACTGGAACTCCTCCAACTAATACATCTACTACAAAaactacaactactaccactactagacCAACTTCTGCACCAG GTCATTGTGCCTCAAACCCCTGTCCTCAAGACAGCACCTGTGAGGAGCGTGTCGATGGCTTTACATGCACGTGTCAAAAAGGACTGATCTATGACAGCAATCTGAAGTCCTGTCTTGAAG CAAAGTCCTTCCCCAATGATTTACAATTGACTAAGCTTACGTTTAAACAAGGAATGGAACAAAGACATTCTGAAGAATTCAAAAACGCATCCCAAGAAATTGTTGAAGCA CTCAACAAATCTCTTAGTTCTGTGCCAGGATATCTTGGATCCACAGTTTTGAAGCTAAG TGAGCTGCCAGCACGAATAAACGGTGTGTCAGCAGAGGTGGACACCTTCTTCAGTAGTACATCATCTGTCACAGAGGACTCAGTGAATGTTGCAGTGACGAAGGCTATTAATTCAAGCGATGGCATTCTCTCTGGCGGCAAGATTTCCT TTAAAACCCTGTGCTCCGTCGATTATTGTGACAACACGACCACTAAATGCAACAGTAGTGATGGCCTGGCTACCTGCAGCTGTAAAGCAGAATATGTGATTAGTACAAGAATGACCCGGGCATGCATAG CCTGTCCCAGTGGTGAGAAAGCAGTGAATTCCAAAAAGTGTGAGCG ATGTTCTTTTGGTCTCTCTGGTTTCAACTGTAATGAAC CATATCTTCTGTCTGTGGTTGTGGTCTCCTGCATTTTGGGCACACTGTCTGTGAGCAGCTTCATTGCAGTGATAGTGATTAGGTTCAG AAAGCCGAAGAAAACCAACCATGACAAAGATGAAATTAATATGGAATTCAATAAACCAGTAGGAATTCCCAGAATCCCACGGGCCAACCCTAATGCTGGATGGCAACCGTCCAATCTGGACACATCAGACAGTGGAAGTAGATGTGCTCTAGTGACCAGAGATCTCTCAGAGAGGACTTCAAATGGGTTTCCAAGGCCTAAGCAG ATGGACAGCTATGATGACTACGGTGAGATAAGGAACTACGGCAGTCAGTTTCCCTCCAGGTCTGCATATGGGGCTGTCAGTAATGTCTCCAGAGCCAACAGGAACCCCTACTACGATCCAGATGAGGACACAATGCACAGATATTAA
- the muc13b gene encoding mucin-13b isoform X2 has product MTGTPTEATTGTSTETTTETPNVTPTGTSTETMTGTPTEATTRTSTETTTETPNVTPTETTTGTPTETKTGPPTETTTGTPNVTPTGTSTETMTGTPTEATTRTSTETTTETPNVTPTETTTGTPTETTTGPPTETTTGTPTVTPPGNTTGTSTETTTGTPPTNTSTTKTTTTTTTRPTSAPGHCASNPCPQDSTCEERVDGFTCTCQKGLIYDSNLKSCLEAKSFPNDLQLTKLTFKQGMEQRHSEEFKNASQEIVEALNKSLSSVPGYLGSTVLKLSELPARINGVSAEVDTFFSSTSSVTEDSVNVAVTKAINSSDGILSGGKISFKTLCSVDYCDNTTTKCNSSDGLATCSCKAEYVISTRMTRACIACPSGEKAVNSKKCERCSFGLSGFNCNEPYLLSVVVVSCILGTLSVSSFIAVIVIRFRKPKKTNHDKDEINMEFNKPVGIPRIPRANPNAGWQPSNLDTSDSGSRCALVTRDLSERTSNGFPRPKQMDSYDDYGEIRNYGSQFPSRSAYGAVSNVSRANRNPYYDPDEDTMHRY; this is encoded by the exons ATGACTGGAACTCCGACTGAAGCCACGACTGGAACTTCCACTGAAACTACGACTGAAACTCCTAATGTTACTCCTACTGGAACTTCGACTGAAACTATGACTGGAACTCCGACTGAAGCTACGACTAGAACTTCCACTGAAACTACGACTGAAACTCCTAATGTTACTCCTACTGAAACTACAACTGGAACTCCTACTGAAACTAAGACTGGACCCCCAACTGAAACTACGACTGGAACTCCTAATGTTACTCCTACTGGAACTTCGACTGAAACTATGACTGGAACTCCGACTGAAGCTACGACTAGAACTTCCACTGAAACTACGACTGAAACTCCTAATGTTACTCCTACTGAAACTACAACTGGAACTCCTACTGAAACTACGACTGGACCCCCAACTGAAACTACGACTGGAACTCCTACTGTTACTCCTCCTGGAAATACAACTGGAACTTCTACTGAAACTACGACTGGAACTCCTCCAACTAATACATCTACTACAAAaactacaactactaccactactagacCAACTTCTGCACCAG GTCATTGTGCCTCAAACCCCTGTCCTCAAGACAGCACCTGTGAGGAGCGTGTCGATGGCTTTACATGCACGTGTCAAAAAGGACTGATCTATGACAGCAATCTGAAGTCCTGTCTTGAAG CAAAGTCCTTCCCCAATGATTTACAATTGACTAAGCTTACGTTTAAACAAGGAATGGAACAAAGACATTCTGAAGAATTCAAAAACGCATCCCAAGAAATTGTTGAAGCA CTCAACAAATCTCTTAGTTCTGTGCCAGGATATCTTGGATCCACAGTTTTGAAGCTAAG TGAGCTGCCAGCACGAATAAACGGTGTGTCAGCAGAGGTGGACACCTTCTTCAGTAGTACATCATCTGTCACAGAGGACTCAGTGAATGTTGCAGTGACGAAGGCTATTAATTCAAGCGATGGCATTCTCTCTGGCGGCAAGATTTCCT TTAAAACCCTGTGCTCCGTCGATTATTGTGACAACACGACCACTAAATGCAACAGTAGTGATGGCCTGGCTACCTGCAGCTGTAAAGCAGAATATGTGATTAGTACAAGAATGACCCGGGCATGCATAG CCTGTCCCAGTGGTGAGAAAGCAGTGAATTCCAAAAAGTGTGAGCG ATGTTCTTTTGGTCTCTCTGGTTTCAACTGTAATGAAC CATATCTTCTGTCTGTGGTTGTGGTCTCCTGCATTTTGGGCACACTGTCTGTGAGCAGCTTCATTGCAGTGATAGTGATTAGGTTCAG AAAGCCGAAGAAAACCAACCATGACAAAGATGAAATTAATATGGAATTCAATAAACCAGTAGGAATTCCCAGAATCCCACGGGCCAACCCTAATGCTGGATGGCAACCGTCCAATCTGGACACATCAGACAGTGGAAGTAGATGTGCTCTAGTGACCAGAGATCTCTCAGAGAGGACTTCAAATGGGTTTCCAAGGCCTAAGCAG ATGGACAGCTATGATGACTACGGTGAGATAAGGAACTACGGCAGTCAGTTTCCCTCCAGGTCTGCATATGGGGCTGTCAGTAATGTCTCCAGAGCCAACAGGAACCCCTACTACGATCCAGATGAGGACACAATGCACAGATATTAA